In a genomic window of Pseudomonas putida:
- a CDS encoding ATP-binding protein — translation MTFRRRWDINTRTQLISLGPALLLTLLLISFFTFVRIQDLRQELNHTGQLIANQLAPATEYGVISGNNEVLETLLKATLATPNVRFLEVQDNANRILVYVEQPSVSHNRPHQVEVFQAPVRLQRIALHNDFFQDSSAASSAPAEDYLGRVIVGLSSDAFSQRQQEILLKAGILALFALLFTFVLARRLAGSLSQPIRDIGNAVKAISDGDYKTPLPIVDDTELGALSQHINNLASGLEQASREQQQAMAQLIQTREEAEKANNAKSDFLAMMSHELRTPMNGVLGMLQLLETTEMTPEQVEYAALASESTEHLLKVINDILDFSRIERSELELEHIPFNLADLIGACAQSFHHSAAQRRLDLQLLIPQDMKGLQVQGDPTRIRQILVNLIGNALKFTEQGRVSIETQWQSLDHELLWFTCSVRDSGIGIAPESLELMFNAFQQADSSISRRYGGTGLGLPIARTLAERMGGTLRAQSEEGRGSVFTLEIPLALYQQPLPSLAPRTPTGNGDGEGRNVLLVEDNPVNQTVIEAMLRSLGFTVSVAADGAQAVLSAESLMFEAILMDCRLPIVDGYEATRQIRRLPGCNHLPIIALTANALQGDREACLSAGMNDYLAKPFKRTDLQQILQRWVQ, via the coding sequence ATGACTTTCCGTCGCCGCTGGGACATCAATACCCGGACCCAGCTCATCAGCCTCGGCCCCGCCCTGTTGCTGACACTGCTGTTGATCAGCTTCTTTACCTTCGTACGGATCCAGGACCTGCGCCAGGAGCTCAATCACACCGGCCAGCTGATCGCCAACCAACTGGCCCCGGCGACCGAATACGGGGTGATTTCCGGCAATAACGAAGTACTGGAAACCTTGCTCAAGGCGACGCTGGCCACGCCCAACGTGCGTTTTCTGGAAGTCCAGGACAACGCCAACCGGATCCTGGTGTATGTCGAACAACCCTCGGTCAGCCACAATCGCCCGCATCAGGTCGAAGTGTTCCAGGCGCCGGTGCGTTTGCAACGCATCGCGCTGCACAATGATTTTTTCCAGGACAGCAGCGCCGCCAGCTCCGCACCCGCCGAGGACTATCTGGGCCGGGTCATCGTTGGCCTATCCAGCGATGCGTTCAGCCAGCGCCAGCAGGAGATCCTGCTCAAGGCCGGGATTCTGGCGCTCTTCGCCCTGCTGTTCACCTTCGTGCTCGCACGACGCCTGGCCGGGAGCCTGTCGCAACCGATCCGCGACATCGGCAACGCGGTCAAGGCGATTTCGGACGGCGACTATAAAACCCCATTGCCGATTGTCGACGACACTGAACTGGGCGCCCTGTCGCAGCACATCAATAACCTGGCCAGTGGCCTCGAACAGGCCAGTCGTGAACAGCAGCAGGCCATGGCGCAGCTGATCCAGACCCGCGAAGAGGCGGAAAAGGCCAACAACGCCAAATCCGATTTCCTCGCCATGATGAGCCACGAACTGCGCACACCAATGAATGGTGTGCTGGGCATGCTGCAGTTGCTGGAAACCACCGAGATGACCCCGGAACAGGTCGAGTACGCGGCGCTGGCGTCGGAGTCCACCGAACATCTGCTCAAGGTCATCAACGATATTCTGGATTTCTCGCGCATCGAGCGTTCGGAACTGGAGCTGGAACACATTCCGTTCAACCTCGCCGACCTGATCGGTGCCTGCGCCCAATCCTTCCATCACAGTGCCGCGCAACGCAGGCTTGATCTGCAATTGCTGATTCCGCAGGACATGAAGGGCTTGCAGGTTCAGGGCGATCCGACGCGGATCCGGCAGATTCTGGTGAACCTGATCGGCAACGCGCTGAAGTTCACCGAGCAAGGACGCGTCTCCATCGAGACGCAGTGGCAATCACTGGATCATGAATTGTTGTGGTTCACCTGCAGCGTGCGCGACAGCGGGATTGGCATTGCGCCCGAGAGTCTGGAATTGATGTTCAATGCGTTTCAGCAGGCGGATAGTTCTATTTCAAGACGTTACGGCGGCACCGGCCTTGGCCTGCCCATTGCCCGCACCCTGGCCGAACGCATGGGCGGCACCCTGCGGGCGCAGAGCGAAGAAGGCCGTGGCTCGGTGTTCACCCTGGAAATTCCACTGGCGCTCTATCAACAGCCGTTGCCGTCACTGGCACCCCGCACGCCGACGGGCAATGGCGACGGCGAAGGCCGCAATGTGTTGTTGGTCGAAGACAACCCGGTGAACCAGACAGTCATCGAAGCCATGCTGCGCAGCCTCGGGTTTACCGTCAGCGTCGCCGCCGATGGCGCCCAGGCCGTGTTGAGTGCCGAAAGCCTGATGTTCGAGGCAATTCTGATGGACTGCCGGCTGCCCATCGTCGATGGTTACGAAGCCACCCGACAGATTCGCCGCCTGCCCGGTTGCAACCACTTGCCGATCATCGCCCTGACCGCCAATGCCTTGCAGGGTGACCGCGAAGCCTGTCTGTCGGCGGGGATGAACGATTATCTGGCCAAGCCCTTCAAACGTACTGACCTGCAGCAAATTTTGCAGCGCTGGGTGCAGTAG
- the fabA gene encoding 3-hydroxyacyl-[acyl-carrier-protein] dehydratase FabA, protein MTKQNAFTREDLLRCSRGELFGPGNAQLPAPNMLMVDRITLISEEGGKYGKGELVAELDINPDLWFFACHFEGDPVMPGCLGLDAMWQLVGFFLGWQGLPGRGRALGSGEVKFFGQVLPTAKKVTYNIHIKRVLKGKLNLAIADGSVTVDGREIYTAEGLRVGVFTSTDNF, encoded by the coding sequence ATGACCAAACAAAACGCCTTTACCCGGGAAGACCTGCTGCGCTGCAGTCGCGGTGAGCTGTTCGGCCCAGGTAACGCGCAACTGCCCGCCCCGAACATGCTGATGGTTGATCGCATCACCCTGATCAGCGAAGAAGGCGGCAAGTACGGCAAAGGTGAATTGGTCGCCGAGCTGGATATCAATCCGGACCTGTGGTTCTTCGCCTGCCACTTCGAAGGCGATCCGGTGATGCCGGGCTGCCTGGGCCTCGACGCCATGTGGCAACTGGTCGGCTTCTTCCTCGGCTGGCAAGGCCTGCCAGGCCGCGGTCGCGCCCTGGGCTCGGGCGAAGTGAAGTTCTTCGGCCAGGTCCTGCCGACCGCCAAGAAGGTCACCTACAACATCCATATCAAACGCGTCCTGAAGGGCAAGCTGAACCTGGCCATTGCCGATGGTTCGGTCACTGTCGACGGTCGCGAAATCTACACCGCCGAAGGCCTCCGTGTCGGCGTATTCACCTCCACTGACAACTTCTAA
- a CDS encoding ABC transporter substrate-binding protein, whose protein sequence is MAHCPARKRPGVLHLLAVLCLAIGSWLSSLSASAADILLTGVEDSPGVQAFVQALRERRPGDHVRFQPLADVPTPAALAPDIRLILLDLPSLDWRLQDEQGPATLVLRISRLQARQRLGETHPPHLSLLWSDPPLERQLQLTRTLLPQAKRIGVLYDDHSEFLLAELRRAAHPLGLEVVTQRWDNTHDSRPLQTLLNRSDVLLGLDDPDLYNPKTAKNLLLSSYSRQLALIGPNAGFVRAGSLASTYSDQSDWLAILDDLLDQSPATWPRTYYPPRFKVSSNSQVARSLGIEQINETSVATLLAERERRP, encoded by the coding sequence ATGGCCCATTGTCCGGCGCGCAAGAGGCCAGGTGTCCTGCACCTGCTGGCCGTGCTGTGCCTGGCAATCGGCAGCTGGCTGAGCAGCCTTTCGGCCAGTGCCGCGGACATCCTGCTGACCGGCGTCGAAGACAGCCCCGGCGTGCAAGCCTTCGTGCAGGCCCTGCGTGAACGGCGCCCCGGCGATCACGTGCGTTTCCAGCCGCTGGCCGACGTGCCGACGCCGGCAGCACTGGCGCCCGACATTCGCTTGATTCTCCTCGACCTGCCGAGCCTCGACTGGCGCCTGCAAGATGAGCAAGGCCCGGCGACGCTGGTTTTGCGCATCAGCCGTCTGCAAGCCCGACAACGCCTGGGTGAAACACATCCCCCGCATCTCAGCCTGCTATGGAGCGATCCGCCGCTTGAGCGCCAGTTGCAACTGACCCGGACGCTCCTGCCCCAGGCCAAACGGATCGGCGTGCTGTATGACGATCACAGCGAGTTCCTGCTGGCGGAGCTGCGCCGGGCCGCTCATCCCCTGGGCCTCGAGGTAGTGACTCAGCGCTGGGACAACACCCACGACAGCCGCCCCTTGCAAACCTTGCTCAATCGCAGCGATGTGCTGCTGGGCCTGGATGACCCCGACCTGTACAACCCGAAAACGGCTAAAAACCTGCTGCTGAGCAGCTATTCGCGACAGTTGGCGCTGATCGGCCCCAACGCAGGGTTCGTCAGGGCCGGCAGTCTGGCCAGCACCTACAGCGATCAGAGCGACTGGCTGGCCATTCTCGATGATCTGCTCGACCAGTCACCCGCGACCTGGCCGCGCACGTACTATCCGCCGCGTTTCAAGGTTTCAAGTAACTCGCAGGTGGCTCGTTCATTAGGTATTGAACAGATAAACGAAACATCTGTCGCAACACTGTTGGCTGAAAGAGAGCGCCGCCCATGA